The sequence NNNNNNNNNNNTAAAATCGAGAATTAACCTAACTTTTTCGGAAAACTGGGACAATTCAAATTGATATAGTTCTAACATCAACTTACCTCAATCGTTATAAAACTTAACAATTATACTTTAGCCTGTTTTTGAATGTTATCACAGAAAAGATTATCGAGTTAAGTAAGAAATCCCTACTAAAAAGCCTAATAAACCGAAGGTTGTCAAGAAAAAATGTTTTAAAGAAACTCCTCTTTTTTTTACCATATTACGCATTGCTAACTTAACGTAACTATCTTGAGGTTGTGTGGACTCTGGGGAATTAGGATTAGGAGATTCAGGAGTAGAATTAGTCATAAAGTTAGTTTTGAAAGTGACACTAACTAATATGATACCTTAATGGGTTAGGAGATAGGAGATAGGAGATAGGAGATAGGAGATA comes from Candidatus Gracilibacteria bacterium and encodes:
- a CDS encoding DUF3285 domain-containing protein, whose product is MTNSTPESPNPNSPESTQPQDSYVKLAMRNMVKKRGVSLKHFFLTTFGLLGFLVGISYLTR